One segment of Allorhodopirellula heiligendammensis DNA contains the following:
- a CDS encoding SGNH/GDSL hydrolase family protein translates to MPTSLDTMNGNRPLQFTWRFAILFAIAMITFSTERAIARAAEPAFPLQAKRIVFLGDSNTFAGGFVSVVEGQIIASGIEPRPEIINLGLSSETCSGLSEPAHPFPRPDVHERLARTLTRLQPDVVVACYGMNDGIYYPLAEDRFAAYRTGINKLIEAVHNTDAKLVLMTPPPFDPLPLAKQGKLIPDGAPEYSWMQVYENYDDVMKAYAEWIVQQSDRAEMVIDLYTPVTAYMQSKRVSDPNFVMSGDGVHVDAEGHRVIGQAITRAWGITPTQLDPKQLGIVRKRQQLIRDAWLSDIGHTRPGVSPGLPIEEAIEQAAELDNELK, encoded by the coding sequence ATGCCCACATCGCTCGATACAATGAATGGAAATAGACCCCTGCAATTCACATGGCGTTTTGCCATTTTGTTTGCGATCGCCATGATCACCTTCAGTACCGAGCGGGCGATCGCCCGAGCAGCTGAGCCCGCGTTTCCCCTGCAAGCCAAACGGATCGTATTTCTCGGTGACTCGAACACCTTCGCGGGCGGATTCGTCAGCGTCGTTGAAGGCCAGATCATCGCCAGCGGCATCGAGCCACGTCCTGAGATCATTAACCTCGGGCTTTCAAGCGAAACCTGCAGCGGTTTGTCCGAGCCCGCACACCCGTTTCCGCGGCCTGACGTGCATGAGCGTCTCGCTCGCACCCTAACCAGGTTGCAACCCGATGTCGTCGTCGCCTGCTATGGCATGAACGATGGCATCTACTATCCGCTCGCCGAGGATCGTTTTGCAGCCTATCGGACGGGTATCAACAAGTTGATCGAGGCAGTCCATAACACAGACGCCAAATTAGTCCTGATGACGCCGCCACCCTTTGATCCACTGCCACTGGCCAAGCAAGGGAAACTGATACCGGACGGTGCGCCGGAGTATTCGTGGATGCAGGTCTATGAAAACTATGACGATGTGATGAAGGCCTATGCGGAGTGGATCGTGCAGCAATCCGATCGGGCCGAAATGGTCATTGATCTGTATACCCCGGTGACTGCATACATGCAGTCCAAACGGGTGAGCGACCCGAACTTCGTGATGTCGGGCGATGGCGTCCACGTCGATGCTGAAGGCCACCGCGTGATTGGCCAAGCGATCACGCGGGCCTGGGGTATCACCCCTACCCAGCTCGATCCCAAGCAACTCGGGATCGTTCGCAAACGCCAACAATTGATACGAGACGCGTGGCTGAGCGACATCGGCCATACGCGCCCTGGAGTTAGTCCGGGTCTACCTATCGAGGAAGCAATCGAGCAGGCAGCAGAACTCGATAACGAGCTTAAGTAA
- the folD gene encoding bifunctional methylenetetrahydrofolate dehydrogenase/methenyltetrahydrofolate cyclohydrolase FolD yields MSATRLDGKQIALEIRNEVARDVQQFVAAGNAPPKLAAILVGEDPASQVYVRNKERACQRAGIASQLDRMPATTTPAELLERIDSLNQDASVNGILVQLPLPETPVGEPALDERAVLDAVDPMKDVDAFSPINVGLLMQGRPRFLPCTPHGIIQMLHRSQIETAGKHVVVVGRSEIVGKPMAMMLAQKNGSCGPETANATVTLAHSRTQNLAEICRTADILIAAVGRPEMIRGNMIRPGAVVVDVGINRVDDRLVGDVAFAEAEQVASAITPVPGGVGPLTIAMLLHNTLLAAKLQAREGAVG; encoded by the coding sequence ATGTCCGCTACGCGGCTCGATGGTAAACAAATCGCACTTGAAATTCGCAATGAAGTCGCCCGTGACGTTCAACAATTTGTCGCTGCTGGGAATGCGCCACCAAAACTAGCGGCGATTTTGGTGGGTGAGGATCCCGCCAGCCAGGTGTATGTGCGGAATAAGGAACGCGCTTGTCAACGCGCTGGAATCGCCAGCCAGCTTGACCGGATGCCAGCAACAACCACGCCAGCGGAACTGCTGGAGCGAATCGACTCGCTCAATCAAGATGCATCTGTCAATGGGATTTTGGTCCAGCTCCCGCTGCCTGAGACGCCCGTGGGCGAGCCAGCATTGGACGAACGAGCGGTACTCGACGCGGTCGATCCGATGAAGGATGTCGATGCCTTTTCGCCGATCAATGTCGGGTTGCTCATGCAGGGCCGGCCGCGGTTCTTGCCGTGCACCCCCCATGGGATCATTCAGATGCTGCATCGCAGCCAAATCGAAACCGCAGGCAAGCACGTTGTCGTGGTCGGACGCAGTGAGATCGTGGGCAAACCGATGGCCATGATGCTCGCGCAGAAGAACGGCAGCTGCGGCCCCGAAACTGCAAATGCGACGGTGACGCTTGCTCACAGCCGCACTCAAAACCTTGCCGAGATCTGCCGCACGGCGGACATCTTGATCGCTGCGGTGGGACGACCCGAGATGATTCGGGGGAACATGATCCGTCCGGGTGCGGTCGTTGTGGACGTCGGTATCAACCGCGTCGATGACCGACTCGTCGGCGACGTTGCGTTTGCTGAAGCCGAACAGGTGGCCTCGGCAATCACGCCGGTCCCAGGTGGTGTCGGTCCACTGACGATTGCCATGCTGCTGCACAATACGCTG